The window TCGGGTTGGGCGTATTTATCCATGTTGTCGCTGCGCAATGTGAGGAACGCTGTGCCCGGCGTCACTTCGCTGTCGCCTGCGTTGAGCGAGCGCAGGAAGGGACCGCGGCCGTTGAACTCGTTGCCAAGATTGCTGTCCCAATCAAACACGCCATGATTGGGAACGCCGCACAGCACGGCGTGGCTGACATCCTGCGCTCCGCCGCTCTTGATGGTGAAGCGGATCGGATAGCCGCCGCGTGAATTGCCGACCAGCGCCACCCGCGGCGCCCCGGTTCGTTGTTTCAATTCCTTGATGGCATCGCCAAGCTCGCGGCGCTGATCTTCGGTGGAGGATTTGTTCGGCTCCGGCTTGGTGTCCTCAGTGCGCGCCAAGGGATCGGTGAAATTGATCGCAAGCATGCGCTCGCGCGGAACCCCGTTTGATTCCATCCGCCACAAGGTCGTGATCCAAAGCGCCGCGTGGTCGCCATTGCCGTGCACGAACAGGATCGGCGGTATCTCCGTGGCGCCGGAAGCTGTGGGCGCCGTCTGTGCCTGCGCGGCCACACCAAAATTACCGGCGGCCAATGGCAAGGCCAGGGGCAAGGCGCTTGCGCCTTTCAAAATCGTCCGCCGCGACATGTTCATAGAGAGACCTCTGGCTATTTTTACGCCTTTTAGCAGCCCGATGTGACCACTGATAGCGGCCTAAGCACTGGACAGAGAAGGACTTTCGCGGGCATCACTCTGGCCTGCACGGAATCACGGCCGGCGAGGCCAGCGCACACGGAAACATTCATGACCGACCAGCCGAAACGCTCGTTATTTGCCGCCGACGGCGTCGCAGCTCCGCTGCGGCTGCCGGTATTCCGGCGCATCTGGCTCGCCAGCCTGCTGTCCAATCTGGGCTTGTTGATCCAGGGGGTCGGCGCCGCCTGGGCGATGACGCAGATGACGTCATCGGCCGACAAGGTCGCGCTGGTGCAGACCGCTTTGATGCTGCCGATCATGCTGATCTCGATGCCGGCCGGCGCCATCGCCGACATGTATGACCGCCGCATCGTGGCGCTGGTGTCGCTGTCGATCGCGCTGTCAGGCGCAACGGCGTTGTCGGTGCTGGCATGGCTAGAACTCGTCACGCCGACGATCCTGCTGGCGTTTTGTTTTATCGTCGGCAGCGGCATGGCGCTGTTCGGGCCGGCCTGGCAATCCTCGGTCACGGAACAAGTGCCGGCGGAGACCTTGCCGTCGGCGGTCGCGCTCAACGGCATCAGCTATAACATCGCGCGCAGTTTTGGGCCGGCCATCGGCGGCATCGTCGTCGCTACCGCCGGTGCGGTCGCGGCGTTTGCAGCGAACGCGGTGCTCTATGTCCCGCTTCTGATCGTGCTGTTTCTGTGGCGCCGCACCAGCGAGCCGTCGCGGCTGCCGCGCGAGCGTCTCAACCGCGCCATCGTGTCGGGCGTGCGCTACATCGCCAATTCGCCCTCGATCCGCGTCGTGCTGGTGCGCACGCTGGTGACCGGCGTGCTCGGCGGTTCGGTGTCGGCGCTGATGCCGCTGGTCGCGCGCGACCTCTTGCATGGCGGCGCGCAGACCTACGGCATCATGCTCGGCGCCTTCGGCATGGGTGCGGTAATCGGCGCCTTGAACATCACCGAGGTTCGCAAGCGAATGAGCGGCGAGGCCGCGGTGCGCGCCTGCGCGCTGTCGATGGGGGGCGCGATCGCGGCGGTCGCGCTGAGCCGGGAGCCGGTACTGACCGCCACCGCGCTGGTGATTGCCGGCGCGGTGTGGATGCTGTCGGTGGCGCTGTTCAACATCGGCGTGCAGCTCTCGGCGCCGCGCTGGGTCGCGGGCCGCTCGCTGGCGGCGTTCCAGGCCTCCATCGCCGGCGGCATCGCGATCGGCAGCTGGGGCTGGGGCCGCCTGACGGATGCGGCCGGCGTCGAAACCGCGTTGTTGGTTTCCGCGGGCCTGATGTTTGCCTCTCCGCTGCTTGGACTATGGCTCGGAATGCCGCGGGTCGGCGCCCGCAACGAGGATGCGGAGGTATTGGCCGATCCCGAGGTGCGGCTGTCGCTGACCGGACGCAGCGGGCCCCTCGTGGTCGAGATCGAATACCGCGTCGCCCAGGACAACGCCCGCGCCTTCCACAACGTGATGCAGGAAGTGCAGCTCAGCCGCCAGCGCAACGGCGCCTATGGCTGGTCGATCGCGCGCGACATCGCCGATCCCGAATTGTGGACCGAACGCTATCATTGCCCGACCTGGCTCGATTATCTGCGCCAGCGCAACCGCTCGACGCAATCCGAGCGCGCGCTGCATCAGCAGGCGATCGATTTTCATCTCGGCCCGGATCCGATTCGGGTGCGCCGCATGCTGGAGCGCCCGTTTGGATCGGTGCGCTGGAAGGAAGACACCCCCGATCGCGCCGTCAGCGAAGTGTTGCCCGTGGTAGCGACGGCGGCCGGCAGCAGCACTTGATTTTCTGACGACTGACGGTCGTGAATTACTGCCCGTGATCGATCAGGACCTGCGCGCAGGCCTTGCTGAGCCGGGCGCGGTTTTGCTTCAGGCATGCCAGCACGATTTGGTCGCCATCATTCATATGCGCGCGGCAGAAACGCGAGACGTCCCGCGCGCAGGCGTCATGCCCCTGCTGCTGCGCCGACGCCGCGGAAGCCATCGCAACAAGCGGGATAATGAAAAGAAATCTGGCCATCATGTTGCGCCTCATACCCGTCAACGATGCGCGATCAGATTCTGCTGCCGCGTTGATGTCAATGCGCTGAAAAAATGCACGAGCAGTCTGCCGCGGGGCAGACTGCTCGGCCAGGTTCGCTATCTCCGAGGGAGCCGTGCGGAGCGCGAATTGCTTTCGAGTTACTTGGAGGCGACCTTGGATCCCTGGGCCGCCAGGTCGCGATCCATCACCGTTCTGCAACCGGTGGAGAGCTGCGCCCGGTGCTTCATCATGCAGGCGGTGATCGCGGGAATGTTGGGGATATCGGAAGAGCACAGGCGGAAGGCGTCGCCCGTGCACATCTGCTGCGCCTCGGGGCTAAAGGCGAAGCTCGAGGTCGACGCCAATGCGGAGAACGAGACGGCGAAAGCCAGCACCAAACCGGCCTGACGAAGTGTTCTGGTGAAAGATGCGGTCATGTTCGGCTCCTCGGTTGGCCGCGGGGTCGCGGCGCGTTGTTGATGCCTATGAGTGCCGCAACCATCGGATTTGGACTGTGATGATCATCACTTCGTCAGGCCGATTGTGATTTCCATCACCCGGCCGGATTCGAGCTTCACCGACTGTCATGGCCCGGGCCCGTTCCGGGCATCCATGTCTTTCCCGCCCTTGGGCGGGAAAGACCGTGAATGGCCCGGACGCGGCCTGGCCATGACGATAAAAGCGGATCATTTCCAAGCCGTTAGAAAAATTAATGCGCCGGCCAGGGCCGCGTTGGTGGGGCGTTAACGACTATTTCCCATTAATGGCTTGGCTAAAATTGTATTCCTGGAAAGTGTAGCGATGCGTAACGCGTTAGGTTTGATGCTGGCGAGTGTTGTGACGGCCATCGTGATATCGGCCGTTTGGTGGTTCTGCACATCTTCCCCGCGTCTCGATGTGGCGGCTCCCGCCACCGTCGTCGCCCCACGGGCCGAGCGGCTGACGGAAGCCGCCAAGCCGGCCGCGGCGCCAGGCGATGTCGAGGTCACGGCCGCCATCCCGGACAAGGCACCGGTCGCGCCGCAGCCCAAGAGCATTTGCGCCAATCCGAACCCGCTCGGCGTTGCCCGCGTCGTTGAAATCGACACCACGGGCGGACCGGGTTTTGGTTTCGAGAACTTCAAGCAGCTCGACTTCCTCGCCGATAAGGAAGTGGTGCTGACCTTCGACGACGGCCCGTGGCCGGCCAACACGCCCGCCGTGCTGAAAGCGCTTGCGGACGAATGCACCAAGGCGGTGTTTTTCCCGATCGGCAAGCACGCCCTCTATCATCCGGAAATCCTCAAGCAGGTGGCCGCGGCGGGTCATACCGTCGGCGCCCACACCTGGTCGCACGCCAATCTGAACAGCAAGAAAATGACGGAGCAGCAGGCCAAGGACGAAATCGAAAAGGGCTACAGCGCCGTCAAGATGGCGCTGGGCGCTGCGCCGACCCCGTTCTTCCGTTTCCCGGAACTGCAGCATAATCCCGCGGCGGTGGCCTATCTCGGCACGCGCAATATCGCGATCTTTTCCTGCGATCTCGATTCGTTCGATTTCCGCGCCAAGGACGCCGGCCAGATCGTCAATACCGTGATGACCAAGCTCGACAAGCATGGCAAGGGCATCATCCTGATGCATGATTTCCAGAAGCACACCGCCGAAGCCCTGCCTACGCTGCTCGGCCGGCTCAAAGCCGGCGGCTACAAGGTCGTGCAGATGAAGGCCAAGGCGCCGATGCAGACATTGCCCGAATATGACGAGGCGCTGATCAAGGAGCAGAAGGTTCCGGTCGCCAGCACCCGTCCGGTCGGCAGCGTGGTGCAGACGGTTGCGCAGTAGCGGGCGGACTCTTTAGCGAGACAAAGCAATTCGACTTCCTCGTCATGGCCGGGCTCGTCCCGGCCATCCACGTCTTGGCAGCACAAAAGCAAGAAGACGTGGATGCCCGGGACGAGCCCGGGCATGACGCGTTCGCTCTGAGGCGCCGCGCCTACCAGTAAATCCCGTGGCGGTGCAGCTCATAGATCACGCGCGCTTCGGTCAAGCCACGCCGATGCTTCCGCATCGCGGCCTTCGCATGCACATCCTTGTCGGCAACGGGTTTTGACGGATCGGCCGCCGGCGTCTGCGCCGCAGGGGTCACGGCCGCAGGCCGCGCGACATAGGTCGGTGTCTCGGCCGGCTTGGCCTGGTCGGTCGCCGCCGGCTGATCATCGTTCGACGCGATCGTGAGGCCGCGCGACACGCCCGCCTGAGCCGTTGCCGATACCAGAACTAAAGCTGCGATCAGAATGAATTTGCGCATGTGAAGTCCCCTTCGTTGGTGTTGGCTGCTGGCCAAGGAGACTAGGCGAGGCGGACCCGACGTTATGTGATTGGGATCACGCAGCTTGTTCCGCCCAAACGGGCTTAGCCTACGATCCGGATTGCGGCTGGGTTCACGAGAGAATTGGTGCCGCAAACAGGACTCGAACCTGTGACCCCGTCATTACGAATGACGTGCTCTACCAACTGAGCTATTGCGGCGGACCAAGCGGCTTGGTGTTCAGCTACGGGGCCGAAAACGCCCGCACCTGATATCGGGCAGCGCCTGTTTTGGCAAGAAAAACGCTTGGCTCGGGCGGGTAAATAGCTTTTTTTGACGCGTTTTCTTTACGCGAACCGGTACCCACTTCGCTCGAAAACGCTTTGCTCACCCGCCCCAGCGGGACAGAAAGCCGCGCCAGCCGCCGGCCTGGCCCTGCGCAGGACCGACTTGTTCCGCGAATTCATCGCTCACCGGCCCGTCATCGATCCCGGGATCGTCGGGCGGGCGGACGATCGGGATGACCGGCGGAATGTTTTGCGGGGCGGTTTTGGGCAAATCCTGGCGTGCGCGGAACAGCGGCGGCACGGCGGTGGCTGATGATTCGCCTTGCGGCGGGGACGGTGCGGGCTTGGCGGCCGGGACCGGTTCGACGACGGTTGCCGTGAGCGGCGGTGGTGAATTGGCCGGAGAATTGTCCTGTGCGGCGGGTTGAGATGTCGGGGATGGCGCTGCTTCCTCGACAGGGGCCGCGCGCGGCGGCTCGACGCGGCGCGGAGCGAGCATTGCTTCCTCGAAGGGCGAGGACTCGATCGCGCCATTTTTGTCGGACGGTAACGCCGCGAGCGGCGTCTGCCATTGAAACGCGTCGAGCCGGCCGGTGACCGGCGATACCGGCCGCCAGCGCTCCGAAACATAGCCATCGGCGGTCCACACCGGATCGTGCAGCGCGCGGACCGCGCGCAAGGTCCAGGCCCGCGCCCGGCCGCTGTCGCCGTGCTCGGTGCGCTCGATTTCCGCCATCAACAGCGCCACCCGTTGCGTCGGCGCCGCCGTGAACGGCGCCAGCACCTCGCGGGCGCGGGCAAATTCGACTGCATCAATGGCAGCGCGCGCCACCGCCAGCGCACCCTCGATATGACCAGGCGTTTTGGCGGACAGGGTCTCGACACGCACCAGCCGCTGGCGGGCGGAATCGCCGAGCTTCACATGCGCATAGGCGTCGGCGAGATCGGGATGCGGCTGCGCCAGCCAGGCGGTTTCCACGATCCGCATCGACCGCCGCACCTGATGCGCCTCGCTTTCATACTTGCCGGCAAGGGCTGCCGCCGGCACCAGCGTCGGCGCGAGTTTTACGGCCTCCATCACGCTCTCGCGCGACAGATCGCGGTCGACGGTTTCCAGTTCCAGCGCCCGCGCCGTCAGCAGCACGCCGCGCTGACGCCGATAGGCGGCCTTTTCGATCAGGCCGGAGGTGAGATTGTTGTCGAGGATCGCCAGCGCGCCGCTCCAGTCGCTGCCGGCGCAGCGAAATCCTAGCACCGCATGCGACGCCCAGGTCGATGACGGCGCAACTTTCAACGCCTCTTCCGCGATCATGACCGCCGCGACCGGGTCGTCGGCGCGCTGCGCTTCGATGAACAATCCGCGCAAGCCCAACAGCCGCGTGTCCTCGCGTTCGGCCATCGCGCGGAACGCGGCCTTGGCGCCGTCGCGGTTGCCGTCGAGCTGGGCCGATTGGGCGTGCAGTAACAGCGCCAGCGGATCATTCGCGGCATGTTTTCGCGCGACCTCGGCGTGCGCGCGCGCAGCCGTTGCATCGCCGTGGCCGATCGCGAGCAGACCGCGGGTGATGGCATGCCGGCCGCGCGCATGACGGCGCTCGTGCCGGCTGCGCCGGATCTTTTCCGGCACCCGCCACAGCGCGCGCAGGATCGCCCACGCGACCGTCGCCGCGACGATGGCGATGCCTAGCGCCAGCGCAGCCTGCGTGATCACGATCTTGGTGCCGCCCGACGACAGCACGACATCGCCGGTCTGATCGGCTACCCACGCCGCGCCCGCCGCCGCAAGCGCGATCAACAGCAGAAACAGAATGATCCGGTACATCGGGGTCCTATGGCGCGGGTTTGGCGAGCGCCGCCATCGCGTCGGCCGCAAATTTTCGCGATGTGGCGAGCGCGGCATCGCGCGCATCGGCCTTGTCGAGCCAGGCTTGCGCCGCGGCGCGATCGGGGGCTGCGAGCGTGTTCAGCTCGCGCCGCGCCTCGTTGAAATCGTTGCGCAGCGCCGCCGCGGTGACCCGCGCCACCACCGCGCCGCGATCGGTGCCGACCGTATCGGTGCGCTCGATGCGGACCAGTTTGGCCGCGCCCGCCTGCAGCCGATCGACCAGGCCGGCGCCGGTCGTGCTCTCCGGCGCCGGCGGCGTTAGCTTTGGCACCAGGGTCAAGAGCTCACGGCTCAGCGCGTTGGCGCTCGGCACGCCCGAGGCGGCAAAGCCGTCGAGCGGTTTTAATGCATCCGGATTGTCCGTAAGCGATTTCGCCGCCGCCAGCGCGGCCGGATAGGGGTCGCCGATCCGAACCAGAACGTCGAGCAGGGCGGCCGCCACGACACGGCGCAGCGGCATATCGTCGGCGGGTTTGGCGCCTTCCTGCGCGATCTCGGCGCTTTGCGCGCGGGTAGCGCGCTCGATCTGGGCGATGCGCTCGTTGATCGCGGAGAGATCCACGGCGGCGGCGGCTTCGCGCGGCGTCGCCTTGGCGTCATTGAGGGCGGTCGCGAGCTTCTCCGACTGCGCTCGCAAACCCGCGAACTCGCCGCGCAGCGCGGCAACGGATTTCTCCAGCGCCTCGACGCGCCCGGTCACCGCCGGATCGGGCGTGGCAGGTTTGCCGATCTTGGACTCCACGCTCGCCACACGCGCGGCGAGATCATCGATGGCGGCTGCCTGCGGCGCGCCGGGCGGCGCCGGCGCAGGCCATCCCAACATCCAGGCGACGCCGATTACCAGCGCCGCGGCGACGGCGCCGGAGACGGGCGCAATCACCCAAGGCGAAATCACCGAAGGCGAAATCACCGCGCGAGCATCGCGGGAAACGGGCTCGGGCTTTACGTCATCGCCCATATTTTTTGCGTCATCGCCCGTATTTGGTGTGTCCCCGCCAGCATCCCGGGTTTCGCCGGACACCTCGGAGGCTTCGAGGTCGATGGTCGGCGGCGCCCGTTTGGCCCGCGCCGGTTCCGGCGGCGATGTCGTAGCTTCGGGCGTGTCGTCGACCATCCCTGCGGTTCCCTAGATATTGCGGCCGGACATTAGCAGATTCGGCAAATCTACTTGGAGTTTCGGTTCCGATTGCATCAGAGCCGAGGTTCTAGTTGCTTGTTTTGACACGTTTTCCCGGGGCGGACCGGCGTCTGCTTGGGTTCGAAACCGCTTTGTAGCGCGATCAGGGGCGCAAAGCACGGTCCAGCGCCTCGAGCAAGGCATTTTCATCCGGCCTCGCCGCCACCATGACCTGCGTAGCCCCGGCATCGCGGAGGACCGAGGCAACGGCCGCCGAGATGCAACATTGCGGAATTGCCAGCGCCGATATTTCGACGCCGCCCGCGCGCGCCGCCTCCAGAAAGGCGCGCGCGCTGCGGCGCGAATAATGCAGCACCGCCTCGATCCGGTGGGCGGCGAACGCGTCACATATTTCACGCGGGAGGTTTGATACCGGTGACATCCGATACGTCGTGTGCGTGACGACCGTAAAACCGCGCTCGCCGAGTTCGCCGGCCAGATCGCGCGCGAGGTCGGCGCCGGCGAGATAAAGCAATGGGCTCGTTTTTTTCAGCTCCTTTGTCCTTACGCTGGCGAGCACGGAATCGCGCAAGCCTGCGGCGTCGCTATCGGCCGAGATCACCTGAGCAAACCCGGCGCCGCGGGCGGCGGCGGCGGTGCGTTCTCCGACCGCAAACAAGGGCAGCTTGAGCAACCGGCTGTTTTCAAGATGCGGC is drawn from Bradyrhizobium lablabi and contains these coding sequences:
- a CDS encoding heme biosynthesis HemY N-terminal domain-containing protein, encoding MYRIILFLLLIALAAAGAAWVADQTGDVVLSSGGTKIVITQAALALGIAIVAATVAWAILRALWRVPEKIRRSRHERRHARGRHAITRGLLAIGHGDATAARAHAEVARKHAANDPLALLLHAQSAQLDGNRDGAKAAFRAMAEREDTRLLGLRGLFIEAQRADDPVAAVMIAEEALKVAPSSTWASHAVLGFRCAGSDWSGALAILDNNLTSGLIEKAAYRRQRGVLLTARALELETVDRDLSRESVMEAVKLAPTLVPAAALAGKYESEAHQVRRSMRIVETAWLAQPHPDLADAYAHVKLGDSARQRLVRVETLSAKTPGHIEGALAVARAAIDAVEFARAREVLAPFTAAPTQRVALLMAEIERTEHGDSGRARAWTLRAVRALHDPVWTADGYVSERWRPVSPVTGRLDAFQWQTPLAALPSDKNGAIESSPFEEAMLAPRRVEPPRAAPVEEAAPSPTSQPAAQDNSPANSPPPLTATVVEPVPAAKPAPSPPQGESSATAVPPLFRARQDLPKTAPQNIPPVIPIVRPPDDPGIDDGPVSDEFAEQVGPAQGQAGGWRGFLSRWGG
- a CDS encoding COG4223 family protein, translating into MVDDTPEATTSPPEPARAKRAPPTIDLEASEVSGETRDAGGDTPNTGDDAKNMGDDVKPEPVSRDARAVISPSVISPWVIAPVSGAVAAALVIGVAWMLGWPAPAPPGAPQAAAIDDLAARVASVESKIGKPATPDPAVTGRVEALEKSVAALRGEFAGLRAQSEKLATALNDAKATPREAAAAVDLSAINERIAQIERATRAQSAEIAQEGAKPADDMPLRRVVAAALLDVLVRIGDPYPAALAAAKSLTDNPDALKPLDGFAASGVPSANALSRELLTLVPKLTPPAPESTTGAGLVDRLQAGAAKLVRIERTDTVGTDRGAVVARVTAAALRNDFNEARRELNTLAAPDRAAAQAWLDKADARDAALATSRKFAADAMAALAKPAP
- a CDS encoding MFS transporter; translated protein: MTDQPKRSLFAADGVAAPLRLPVFRRIWLASLLSNLGLLIQGVGAAWAMTQMTSSADKVALVQTALMLPIMLISMPAGAIADMYDRRIVALVSLSIALSGATALSVLAWLELVTPTILLAFCFIVGSGMALFGPAWQSSVTEQVPAETLPSAVALNGISYNIARSFGPAIGGIVVATAGAVAAFAANAVLYVPLLIVLFLWRRTSEPSRLPRERLNRAIVSGVRYIANSPSIRVVLVRTLVTGVLGGSVSALMPLVARDLLHGGAQTYGIMLGAFGMGAVIGALNITEVRKRMSGEAAVRACALSMGGAIAAVALSREPVLTATALVIAGAVWMLSVALFNIGVQLSAPRWVAGRSLAAFQASIAGGIAIGSWGWGRLTDAAGVETALLVSAGLMFASPLLGLWLGMPRVGARNEDAEVLADPEVRLSLTGRSGPLVVEIEYRVAQDNARAFHNVMQEVQLSRQRNGAYGWSIARDIADPELWTERYHCPTWLDYLRQRNRSTQSERALHQQAIDFHLGPDPIRVRRMLERPFGSVRWKEDTPDRAVSEVLPVVATAAGSST
- a CDS encoding polysaccharide deacetylase family protein translates to MRNALGLMLASVVTAIVISAVWWFCTSSPRLDVAAPATVVAPRAERLTEAAKPAAAPGDVEVTAAIPDKAPVAPQPKSICANPNPLGVARVVEIDTTGGPGFGFENFKQLDFLADKEVVLTFDDGPWPANTPAVLKALADECTKAVFFPIGKHALYHPEILKQVAAAGHTVGAHTWSHANLNSKKMTEQQAKDEIEKGYSAVKMALGAAPTPFFRFPELQHNPAAVAYLGTRNIAIFSCDLDSFDFRAKDAGQIVNTVMTKLDKHGKGIILMHDFQKHTAEALPTLLGRLKAGGYKVVQMKAKAPMQTLPEYDEALIKEQKVPVASTRPVGSVVQTVAQ
- a CDS encoding uroporphyrinogen-III synthase yields the protein MAVLVTRPQPDDEATAAALRARGFEVLKAPMLRFEPVAFQDDIDAAYGAVIVTSANALRGIEPHLENSRLLKLPLFAVGERTAAAARGAGFAQVISADSDAAGLRDSVLASVRTKELKKTSPLLYLAGADLARDLAGELGERGFTVVTHTTYRMSPVSNLPREICDAFAAHRIEAVLHYSRRSARAFLEAARAGGVEISALAIPQCCISAAVASVLRDAGATQVMVAARPDENALLEALDRALRP